A stretch of the Azorhizobium caulinodans ORS 571 genome encodes the following:
- a CDS encoding MarR family transcriptional regulator: MTEDGGEDFGVRWSDLMPSGVSDSGSMPDPDPSETGPSAPATATDAVTHLELVRVIERVHRRYFDLLRVELTRLGVDDISPSQVMLLFTIGEDELSVRDLLERGHYLGSNASYNLKQLLEANYIVRAASARDRRSARIRLDAKGRNLCNLIRSVDETYHRLVARDAEETRELGIAFAMLRRLEFVWTNALRYGNG, encoded by the coding sequence ATGACCGAAGACGGTGGCGAAGACTTTGGTGTACGCTGGAGCGATCTCATGCCCTCCGGCGTGAGCGACAGCGGCTCGATGCCTGACCCGGACCCCAGTGAGACGGGTCCCTCTGCCCCGGCCACCGCCACCGATGCAGTCACCCATCTGGAACTCGTGCGGGTGATCGAGCGGGTGCATCGCCGCTATTTCGACCTGCTGCGTGTGGAGCTGACGCGCCTCGGCGTCGACGACATCAGCCCCTCGCAGGTCATGCTGCTGTTCACCATCGGCGAGGATGAACTTTCCGTCCGCGACCTGCTGGAGCGGGGGCATTATCTGGGCTCCAACGCCTCTTACAATCTCAAGCAGTTGCTGGAGGCCAATTACATCGTCCGGGCCGCGTCTGCCCGCGACCGCCGCTCCGCCCGCATACGGCTGGACGCGAAGGGCCGAAATCTCTGCAATCTCATCCGCAGCGTCGACGAGACCTACCACCGGCTGGTGGCGCGGGATGCGGAGGAAACGCGGGAACTCGGCATCGCCTTCGCCATGCTGCGGCGCCTCGAGTTCGTATGGACCAACGCCCTTCGCTACGGCAACGGCTGA
- a CDS encoding polysaccharide pyruvyl transferase family protein: MSATPAAPRRARIGVLMPAGKVMDHDRVVTHTYGDPEKATSLFTNIGDCFVFESSLRILDYADVQPIYAGENTVPSDAYVEKLNQLDFLFLRGSNYINTNGKWDAITALLERTKVPVMAFGIGVQTPDNSEDYVNESTKRFLQLVADRSTSIAIRGTLSQKALKSIGIDKVRIIGCPTAFRHRKPTISIKRIASGDISNLGFTLRRKTHGSQTLQRYMLRTLAEQYKTRIFCAGELEEKQIFYAERGMLKDSGDVQAKAIDALINENWFYGPRDPLIDLYKSQLAVFEAVQDFEAGLKEMDGVTGFRLHGNLLALANGVPALYVTYDTRTREFVQTLGIPSIDIKQMDRFSFQKAWDKADFGTFEKAYALRFKELKAFLEENGMPHRLERPMPKLVAAE; this comes from the coding sequence ATGTCTGCCACTCCAGCCGCCCCCCGCCGCGCCCGCATCGGCGTGCTCATGCCCGCCGGCAAGGTGATGGATCATGATCGCGTGGTCACCCACACCTATGGCGATCCGGAAAAGGCGACCTCGCTTTTCACCAATATCGGCGACTGCTTCGTGTTCGAGTCCTCGCTCCGCATCCTCGATTATGCGGACGTGCAGCCCATCTATGCAGGCGAGAACACGGTTCCCTCCGACGCTTACGTGGAAAAGCTGAACCAGCTCGATTTCCTGTTCCTGCGCGGCTCAAACTACATCAACACCAATGGCAAGTGGGACGCCATCACCGCGCTGCTGGAGCGCACGAAGGTGCCGGTCATGGCCTTCGGCATCGGCGTGCAGACGCCGGACAATTCCGAGGACTATGTGAACGAGTCCACCAAGCGCTTCCTGCAGCTGGTGGCCGACCGTTCCACCTCCATCGCCATCCGCGGCACGCTCTCGCAGAAGGCGCTTAAGTCCATCGGCATCGACAAGGTGCGCATCATCGGCTGCCCGACCGCCTTCCGCCACCGCAAGCCCACCATCTCCATCAAGCGCATCGCCAGCGGCGACATCTCGAACCTCGGCTTCACGCTGCGCCGCAAGACGCACGGCAGCCAGACCCTGCAACGCTACATGCTGCGCACGCTGGCCGAGCAGTACAAGACGCGCATTTTCTGCGCCGGCGAACTGGAAGAGAAGCAGATCTTCTATGCCGAGCGCGGCATGCTGAAGGACTCCGGCGACGTGCAGGCGAAAGCCATTGATGCGTTGATCAATGAGAACTGGTTCTATGGCCCCAGGGATCCTCTGATCGATCTCTACAAGTCCCAGCTCGCCGTCTTCGAAGCGGTGCAGGATTTCGAGGCCGGGCTGAAGGAGATGGACGGCGTGACCGGCTTCCGCCTGCACGGCAACCTGCTGGCGCTCGCCAATGGCGTGCCGGCGCTCTATGTCACCTACGACACGCGCACCCGCGAATTCGTTCAGACGCTCGGCATCCCCTCCATCGACATCAAGCAGATGGACCGCTTCTCCTTCCAGAAGGCCTGGGACAAGGCCGATTTCGGCACCTTTGAGAAGGCCTATGCCCTGCGCTTCAAGGAGCTGAAGGCTTTCCTTGAAGAGAATGGCATGCCCCACCGCCTGGAGCGCCCGATGCCCAAGCTCGTGGCCGCCGAATGA
- the kduD gene encoding 2-dehydro-3-deoxy-D-gluconate 5-dehydrogenase KduD: MTSPFDLSGKRAIVTGANTGLGQAIAVALAQAGAGIVAVGRSAMDETGEAVRAAGVAFTEVRADLATLEPIGRIVEEASVGGRVDILVNNAGIIRRADAIDFTEADWDAVMDVNLKSTFFLTQGVARGMLADGKGGKVINIASLLSFQGGIRIPSYTASKSGLAGLTRLLACEWAGKGINVNAIAPGYFETNNTQALREDPERSAAILARIPAGHWGQPSELGGAAVFLAARASDYVHGVVLPVDGGWLAR; encoded by the coding sequence ATGACCTCTCCTTTTGACCTTTCCGGCAAACGCGCCATCGTCACCGGCGCCAATACGGGCCTTGGGCAGGCGATCGCGGTGGCCCTTGCTCAGGCTGGTGCCGGCATCGTCGCCGTGGGCCGCTCCGCCATGGACGAGACGGGTGAAGCCGTGCGCGCGGCGGGCGTCGCCTTCACCGAGGTGCGGGCGGATCTCGCGACGCTGGAGCCCATCGGCCGCATTGTCGAGGAGGCCTCCGTCGGCGGGCGCGTCGACATCCTCGTCAACAATGCGGGCATCATCCGCCGCGCCGACGCCATCGACTTCACCGAGGCCGATTGGGACGCGGTGATGGATGTGAACCTCAAGAGCACGTTCTTCCTCACCCAGGGGGTGGCGCGGGGCATGCTGGCGGACGGCAAGGGCGGCAAGGTGATCAACATCGCTTCGCTCCTCTCCTTCCAGGGTGGCATCCGCATCCCGTCCTACACGGCGAGCAAGAGCGGGCTGGCTGGCCTCACTCGGCTTCTGGCCTGCGAATGGGCGGGCAAGGGCATCAATGTGAACGCCATCGCACCGGGCTATTTCGAGACCAACAACACGCAGGCCCTGCGGGAAGACCCCGAGCGCAGTGCCGCCATTCTCGCCCGCATTCCGGCCGGCCACTGGGGCCAGCCCTCAGAACTGGGTGGGGCGGCGGTGTTCCTTGCCGCGCGTGCCTCCGATTATGTGCATGGCGTGGTGCTGCCCGTGGATGGCGGCTGGCTGGCCCGATAG
- the kduI gene encoding 5-dehydro-4-deoxy-D-glucuronate isomerase: MMIDVRQVSHPDAVSGYDTAALRQHFLVERLFEPGKVLLTYSHVERFVIGGATPRSDALKLESDKATIGSPNFLDRRELGVFNIGGPGKVVADGETYVLGHRDALYVAQGTKDVEFLSDDPDAPAKFYLLSTPAHARYETKVVKIAEAKAMPLGDQATANKRTIYQMIHPDVVKSCQLVMGMTELAEGNIWNTMPCHVHDRRSEVYLYFGLPADARVVHLMGKPEETRHLVVADGQAIISPPWSIHSGVGTRAYTFIWGMGGDNIDYTDMDMVAMDQLR; encoded by the coding sequence ATGATGATCGACGTGCGCCAGGTCAGCCACCCGGACGCGGTGAGCGGCTATGATACGGCGGCGCTGCGCCAGCATTTTCTCGTCGAGCGGCTGTTCGAGCCGGGCAAGGTGCTGCTCACCTACAGCCATGTGGAACGTTTCGTCATCGGCGGCGCGACGCCCCGGAGCGACGCACTGAAGCTGGAGAGCGACAAGGCCACCATCGGTTCGCCCAATTTCCTCGACCGGCGCGAGCTGGGTGTCTTCAACATTGGTGGCCCGGGCAAGGTGGTCGCGGACGGGGAGACCTATGTCCTCGGGCACCGCGACGCGCTCTATGTGGCGCAGGGCACGAAGGATGTGGAATTCCTCTCGGACGATCCCGATGCACCGGCGAAATTTTATCTGCTCTCCACGCCCGCCCATGCCCGCTACGAGACCAAGGTGGTGAAGATTGCCGAGGCCAAGGCCATGCCGCTCGGCGATCAGGCCACCGCCAACAAGCGCACCATCTATCAGATGATCCATCCGGACGTGGTGAAGTCCTGCCAGCTCGTCATGGGCATGACCGAGCTGGCCGAGGGCAACATCTGGAACACCATGCCCTGCCACGTGCATGACCGGCGCTCGGAGGTCTATCTCTATTTTGGCCTGCCGGCGGACGCCCGCGTCGTCCATCTGATGGGCAAGCCGGAGGAGACGCGCCATCTGGTGGTGGCGGACGGTCAGGCCATCATCTCGCCTCCGTGGTCCATCCATTCCGGCGTCGGCACCCGCGCCTACACCTTTATCTGGGGTATGGGCGGCGACAATATCGATTATACGGACATGGACATGGTCGCCATGGACCAGTTGCGGTGA
- a CDS encoding cupin domain-containing protein: MAQKGDVFAFAGETEVEVLDDIVSRQILTYNDEIMMVRVIFKKPGPGGVPHSHPHVQTTSVESGVFDITIDGKTARLKAGDSFYVPGGVHHGAICIEPGVLVDVFTPMRQEFVAA, from the coding sequence ATGGCGCAGAAGGGCGACGTCTTCGCATTCGCGGGCGAGACGGAGGTAGAGGTGCTGGACGACATCGTCAGCCGCCAGATCCTCACCTATAACGACGAGATCATGATGGTCCGGGTCATCTTCAAGAAGCCGGGCCCCGGCGGCGTGCCGCACAGCCATCCGCATGTGCAGACCACCAGCGTCGAAAGCGGCGTCTTCGACATCACCATCGACGGCAAGACGGCGCGCCTGAAGGCCGGTGACAGCTTCTACGTGCCCGGCGGTGTGCACCATGGCGCCATCTGCATCGAGCCCGGCGTCCTCGTGGATGTGTTCACGCCGATGCGGCAGGAGTTCGTCGCGGCCTGA
- a CDS encoding TRAP transporter small permease, producing MTDQSLRGSATMGAIPALQILHRFVRGLSRFALYISGVGLIVMTAAVFWQVVGRYVLNDSPSWTEPFSLLLMSWFILLGAAVGVREGDHLGFEIGLHYASPAVRRLMELTTHVLITAFGAAMAYYGWDLAMETWSAKMAGIDLPQGVDYLPLAGGGALITLFSFERLLQDLVKPLVPPVPLGAEHSTD from the coding sequence ATGACCGATCAGTCCTTGCGAGGGTCCGCCACCATGGGTGCCATACCCGCCCTTCAGATCCTCCACCGCTTTGTGCGCGGCCTCTCGCGCTTTGCCCTCTACATTTCCGGCGTCGGCCTCATCGTGATGACGGCGGCGGTGTTCTGGCAGGTGGTGGGGCGCTATGTGCTCAACGATTCCCCCAGCTGGACCGAGCCTTTCTCCCTGCTGCTGATGAGCTGGTTCATCCTGCTCGGAGCCGCCGTTGGCGTGCGCGAGGGGGATCATCTCGGCTTCGAGATCGGACTGCACTACGCCTCGCCCGCCGTGCGCCGGCTGATGGAACTCACGACCCACGTTCTCATTACGGCTTTCGGCGCGGCCATGGCCTATTATGGCTGGGATCTCGCCATGGAGACGTGGTCCGCCAAGATGGCGGGGATCGACCTGCCGCAAGGCGTCGACTATCTGCCGCTCGCAGGTGGCGGTGCGCTGATCACCCTCTTCTCCTTCGAGCGGCTGCTTCAGGATCTGGTGAAGCCGCTCGTGCCGCCGGTGCCGCTCGGCGCCGAGCATTCCACCGACTGA
- a CDS encoding TRAP transporter large permease: MAMTILFGVFTALLLLGTPVAFCLGLASIATVLYLDLPPMVVFQQINSNMNAFAMLAIPFFIFAGDLMMRGGIADRLIGMAASMFGHLRGGLGQVNVVASFLFGGVSGSAVADASAIGGIMIPQMAKHGYSRDFAVNVTVNAAIIALLVPPSHNMIIYSLAAGGTISIADLFTAGILPGILLAAALMITAYIVARNRGYPSGIFPGWYGVLRAVVVAAPGIILIAIIFGGVRSGIFTATESSCIAVIYSLLITLLVYRELNWDAFVHATLGAVRTTAMVLLVIGTAGAFGWLMAFLQVPAATIELMQSISSNKYVILLLINILLLVLGTFMDMAPMIIICTPIFLPLIKAFGIDPVQFGIILILNAGIGLNTPPVGSVLFVGCAVGKISIGEAMKTIWPFFGASIVVLLLVSYVPAVTLWLPSLFR, translated from the coding sequence ATGGCCATGACCATCCTTTTCGGCGTCTTCACGGCGCTGCTCCTGCTCGGCACGCCGGTGGCCTTCTGCCTCGGCCTCGCCTCCATCGCCACCGTGCTCTATCTGGACCTACCGCCCATGGTGGTGTTCCAGCAGATCAATTCTAACATGAACGCCTTCGCCATGCTGGCGATCCCGTTCTTCATCTTCGCCGGCGACCTGATGATGCGCGGCGGCATCGCGGATCGCCTTATCGGCATGGCCGCCTCCATGTTCGGCCACTTGCGCGGCGGGCTCGGGCAGGTGAATGTGGTGGCATCCTTCCTGTTCGGTGGGGTGTCCGGCTCGGCGGTGGCGGATGCCTCGGCCATCGGCGGCATCATGATCCCCCAGATGGCCAAGCACGGCTATTCGCGGGATTTCGCGGTGAACGTGACGGTGAATGCCGCCATCATCGCACTGCTCGTGCCGCCCTCCCATAATATGATCATCTATTCGCTGGCGGCGGGCGGCACCATCTCCATCGCCGACCTGTTCACGGCGGGCATCCTGCCGGGCATCCTGCTGGCGGCGGCGCTGATGATCACGGCCTATATCGTCGCCCGCAACCGCGGCTATCCTTCGGGCATCTTTCCCGGCTGGTATGGCGTGCTGCGCGCGGTCGTGGTGGCCGCGCCGGGCATCATCCTCATTGCGATCATCTTCGGCGGCGTGCGCTCGGGCATCTTCACCGCGACGGAAAGCTCCTGCATCGCGGTCATCTATTCGTTGCTGATCACGCTCCTCGTCTATCGCGAATTGAACTGGGATGCCTTCGTCCACGCCACGCTCGGCGCCGTGCGCACCACCGCCATGGTGCTGCTGGTCATCGGCACGGCGGGCGCCTTCGGCTGGCTCATGGCCTTCCTTCAGGTGCCGGCCGCCACCATCGAGCTGATGCAGTCCATCTCGTCCAACAAATACGTGATCCTGCTGCTCATCAATATCCTGCTGCTGGTGCTGGGCACGTTCATGGACATGGCGCCCATGATCATCATCTGCACGCCCATCTTCCTGCCGCTGATCAAGGCCTTCGGCATCGATCCGGTGCAGTTCGGCATCATCCTGATCCTGAACGCCGGCATCGGCCTCAACACGCCGCCCGTGGGCTCGGTGCTGTTCGTGGGCTGCGCGGTGGGCAAGATCTCCATCGGCGAGGCTATGAAGACCATCTGGCCGTTCTTCGGCGCCAGCATTGTCGTGCTGCTGCTGGTGAGCTACGTGCCCGCCGTGACGCTCTGGCTGCCTTCGCTGTTCCGCTGA
- a CDS encoding glycosyltransferase family 4 protein, giving the protein MRIVFIHRRGPGQFLHLAPYLASEGWEVTLICETMDRPLPGVRTVRHRAEHAPHGRADATPHFATPEQHVRIGYRVAETLDALARIDGPPDVVYGHMGWGGLLFAKDVLPQTPLLAYCEYYHRPEGGDAGFDPADTVTRDDRQRLRLRNSAQLLTLDAMDGGISPTRWQKGRFPAAYQNRIAQCHDGIDVRLCRPDPQARLTLPDGTVLRAGDPVVTYAARDLEPYRGFPEFMRAAARVAQAHPDVRFVVAGGDGISYGRPPAHGRNWREVMMAETGLDPARITFLGTIPHAALIRLFQVSAAHVYLTYPFVLSWSVLEAMACGALVIGSATPPVAEVIEDGTNGLITPFFDIDTLAARMREALDSRTTFSALRAGARRTIAERFALDSRLRRQQALIGSLTGRRPAAQRTAMGAA; this is encoded by the coding sequence ATGCGGATTGTCTTCATCCATCGGCGGGGGCCAGGCCAGTTCCTGCACCTCGCACCCTATCTCGCCAGCGAAGGCTGGGAGGTGACGCTCATCTGCGAGACCATGGACCGCCCCCTGCCCGGTGTGCGCACGGTCCGCCACCGCGCGGAGCACGCCCCCCATGGACGCGCCGACGCGACACCCCACTTCGCCACCCCAGAACAGCATGTGCGCATCGGCTACCGGGTGGCGGAAACACTGGATGCGCTGGCGCGGATCGATGGCCCGCCCGATGTGGTCTATGGCCATATGGGCTGGGGCGGCCTGCTGTTTGCCAAGGACGTGCTGCCGCAGACCCCGCTTCTCGCCTATTGCGAATATTACCACCGGCCGGAAGGGGGCGACGCGGGCTTCGACCCCGCCGACACCGTGACGCGCGACGACCGCCAGCGGCTGCGGCTGCGCAATAGCGCCCAGTTGCTGACGCTGGATGCCATGGACGGCGGCATCAGCCCCACGCGCTGGCAGAAGGGCCGCTTTCCCGCCGCCTATCAGAACCGCATCGCCCAATGCCATGACGGCATCGACGTCCGCTTGTGCCGGCCCGATCCGCAGGCGCGCCTCACTTTGCCCGATGGTACGGTGCTGCGTGCCGGTGACCCTGTGGTGACATATGCGGCGCGCGATCTCGAGCCCTATCGCGGCTTTCCGGAATTCATGCGCGCCGCAGCGCGGGTGGCGCAGGCCCATCCGGACGTGCGCTTTGTCGTCGCGGGGGGAGACGGCATCAGCTACGGTCGCCCGCCCGCACATGGCCGGAACTGGCGCGAGGTGATGATGGCCGAGACTGGCCTCGATCCGGCGCGCATCACCTTCCTCGGCACCATCCCGCACGCAGCGCTCATTCGCCTGTTCCAGGTCTCGGCGGCCCACGTCTATCTCACCTATCCCTTCGTGCTGTCGTGGTCCGTGCTCGAAGCCATGGCGTGCGGCGCGCTCGTCATCGGCTCGGCGACGCCGCCGGTCGCGGAAGTGATCGAGGACGGCACAAACGGACTCATCACGCCCTTCTTCGACATTGACACCCTGGCCGCACGCATGCGCGAGGCGCTGGACAGCAGGACCACCTTCTCCGCGCTCCGCGCGGGTGCCCGGCGCACCATTGCCGAGCGCTTTGCGCTCGACTCCCGCCTCAGACGGCAGCAGGCCCTGATCGGCAGCCTCACCGGCCGGCGGCCCGCAGCGCAACGCACCGCCATGGGGGCGGCGTGA
- a CDS encoding GntR family transcriptional regulator encodes MNVDALNVPTTGSTAQRIETELRRAIISMSLPPGTRLSEQEIATSHGVSRQPVREALIGLARTRLVEILPQRGTVVVKISTRKMMEARFVREAIETAVARKAADAFDPAQRTRIDDLIDLQSKAAQRNDHGTFQRYDELFHVALAEGAGCGLAWEAISDIKAHMDRACHLTLTSAETMAALVDQHRAIMVAVDARDPAGAAEAMRCHLSEILRALPKVAQEHPDLFE; translated from the coding sequence ATGAACGTGGACGCCCTGAATGTGCCGACGACGGGATCAACGGCACAGCGCATCGAGACTGAACTGCGCCGCGCGATCATCTCCATGTCGCTGCCGCCGGGCACGCGCCTGTCCGAGCAGGAGATCGCCACAAGCCATGGCGTGTCTCGCCAGCCGGTGCGGGAGGCGCTCATCGGCCTTGCACGCACGCGGCTCGTGGAAATCCTGCCCCAGCGCGGCACCGTGGTGGTGAAGATCTCGACGCGCAAGATGATGGAGGCGCGGTTCGTCCGCGAGGCCATCGAGACCGCCGTCGCCCGCAAGGCTGCCGATGCCTTCGATCCGGCGCAGCGCACGCGCATCGACGATCTGATCGATCTCCAGTCCAAGGCGGCGCAGCGCAACGACCACGGCACCTTCCAGCGCTATGATGAACTGTTCCACGTGGCGCTGGCGGAAGGCGCCGGCTGCGGCCTTGCCTGGGAGGCCATCAGCGACATCAAGGCCCACATGGACCGGGCGTGCCATCTCACGCTGACCAGCGCCGAGACCATGGCCGCATTGGTGGATCAGCACCGGGCCATCATGGTTGCGGTGGACGCCCGCGATCCTGCGGGCGCGGCGGAAGCCATGCGCTGTCACCTGAGCGAGATCCTGCGCGCCTTGCCCAAGGTCGCGCAGGAGCATCCCGACCTGTTCGAATAG
- a CDS encoding type I secretion system permease/ATPase has translation MTSRQSDARTLIKAGRRTFVAGLAYAAALSGFITLLQLTVPIFMLQVHDRVINSRSYDTLAMLALLAGFGLILYGILEYIRALTFQAMAGTLVRRLNLPTLEAALTASVEGGAVKATQVLRDLSDLRGFLTSSAVMAPLEGMWCPIFLAVLFALHPYYGLLAVVSAGILVALGLLSDMFTRRLTKEANQAHIENISRISANLRYSEAIEAMGMLPNLARRWRTSQVHAADLSNMANGRGRGMHAVTRVLRLTMQIGALSLGASLVIEGDASPGSMIGATIIMSRLLAPFDSLTDNWRSWIAASSAWQRVRELLETYHAHRDTFPTPPSEGPLEVDNLIFIAQGRDLAVIKNISFRVEPGTILGVVGPSAAGKSTLARLMVGAAKPTSGGIYLDGHNVYLWERGSFGEMVGYLPQSVSLLDGTIRENIARMGEPDPRAVIEAARMAGVHEMIGRLPLGYDTPVGDGRFTLSGGQKQRIALARALYGRPRFLVLDEPNANLDAEGEAALMRAMRAMRDDGAIVVVIAHRPAIMECADKLLVLQDGRISQFGDRTSVVATLTPSRKPKLSTAGGAA, from the coding sequence ATGACATCCAGGCAGTCTGACGCACGAACCTTGATCAAGGCTGGCCGCCGGACGTTTGTGGCGGGTCTGGCCTATGCGGCAGCCTTGAGCGGCTTCATTACGTTGCTACAGCTCACCGTGCCCATCTTCATGCTGCAGGTGCACGATCGCGTCATCAACTCGCGCAGCTATGACACGCTGGCGATGCTGGCGCTGCTCGCGGGATTCGGCCTGATCCTCTACGGCATCCTAGAATATATACGCGCGCTCACCTTTCAGGCGATGGCTGGTACCTTGGTCCGGCGGCTCAACCTGCCGACGCTGGAGGCGGCGCTCACGGCTTCGGTAGAGGGCGGCGCGGTGAAGGCGACGCAGGTGCTTCGCGATCTGTCCGATCTGCGCGGCTTCCTCACCTCCAGCGCGGTGATGGCTCCGCTGGAGGGCATGTGGTGCCCCATCTTTCTGGCGGTCCTGTTCGCGCTCCATCCCTATTACGGGCTGCTGGCGGTGGTGTCCGCAGGTATCCTTGTGGCGCTCGGCCTGTTGTCAGACATGTTCACGCGACGGCTCACCAAGGAAGCGAACCAGGCCCACATCGAGAACATCTCGCGGATCAGCGCGAACCTGCGCTACTCCGAGGCCATCGAGGCCATGGGCATGCTGCCCAATCTGGCGCGTCGCTGGCGCACCTCGCAGGTGCATGCTGCCGACCTCTCCAACATGGCTAACGGGCGCGGCCGCGGCATGCATGCGGTCACGCGCGTGCTTCGGCTCACCATGCAGATCGGCGCCCTCTCGCTCGGCGCCTCGCTGGTCATCGAGGGCGATGCCTCGCCCGGCTCCATGATCGGCGCGACCATCATCATGAGTCGCCTCTTGGCGCCCTTCGACAGCCTCACCGACAATTGGCGCTCATGGATCGCGGCCTCCTCCGCCTGGCAGCGGGTGCGTGAGCTTCTGGAGACCTATCACGCCCACCGGGACACCTTCCCGACGCCGCCCAGTGAGGGGCCGCTGGAGGTGGACAACCTCATCTTCATCGCGCAGGGGCGCGATCTCGCGGTCATCAAGAACATCAGCTTCCGGGTGGAGCCGGGCACGATCCTGGGTGTCGTCGGCCCCTCCGCCGCAGGCAAGTCCACGCTCGCCCGCCTCATGGTGGGGGCGGCGAAGCCCACCTCCGGAGGTATCTATCTGGACGGCCACAATGTTTATCTCTGGGAGCGAGGCTCGTTCGGTGAGATGGTGGGCTATCTGCCCCAGTCCGTCTCGCTGCTGGACGGGACCATCCGCGAGAACATCGCGCGCATGGGCGAGCCCGACCCGCGGGCGGTCATCGAGGCCGCGCGCATGGCTGGCGTGCATGAGATGATCGGCCGCCTGCCGCTTGGCTACGACACGCCGGTGGGCGACGGCCGCTTCACCCTCTCCGGTGGCCAGAAGCAGCGCATCGCGCTTGCCCGCGCCCTTTATGGTCGGCCGCGCTTCCTCGTGCTGGACGAGCCGAACGCAAACCTGGACGCGGAGGGCGAGGCCGCACTGATGCGGGCCATGCGAGCCATGCGCGATGACGGTGCGATCGTGGTGGTGATCGCCCATCGCCCGGCAATCATGGAATGCGCCGACAAGCTGCTGGTGCTGCAGGACGGTCGCATCTCCCAGTTTGGCGATCGGACTTCGGTGGTGGCGACCCTGACGCCCTCGCGCAAGCCCAAGCTCTCCACAGCAGGAGGTGCCGCATGA
- a CDS encoding TRAP transporter substrate-binding protein produces MLTRRHALALTAASAAFAVAPFTRASAQSVTLRSADIHPDGYPTVESVKFFGQYLQDKTNGRVKVQVFSSGQLGQEKDTIEQTRFGVIDLNRVNTAPFNNLIPETAVLGLPFLFRSVQHMYSVVDGPIGAEIGKAFEPHGLIVLGFFDSGARSMYNSKRPINTLADMKGMKIRVQQSDLFIALINALGANATPMPFGELYSALQTGLVDGAENNFPSYESVKHYEVAKYFSLTEHSMAPEVFCMSKRSWDKLSADDQKLFREAGKAATLKMRELWAKRDAEAKEKVIKGGALINEVDKQPFIDAMKPVYDKFVTSEKMKDLVARIKATA; encoded by the coding sequence ATGCTGACCCGACGTCATGCGCTTGCGCTGACCGCTGCCTCCGCCGCCTTTGCGGTGGCGCCCTTCACGCGCGCTTCCGCCCAGAGCGTGACGCTGCGTTCCGCAGACATCCATCCCGACGGCTATCCGACCGTGGAGTCGGTGAAGTTCTTCGGGCAGTATCTTCAGGATAAGACCAATGGCCGTGTGAAGGTCCAGGTCTTCAGCTCCGGCCAGCTTGGCCAGGAGAAGGACACGATCGAGCAGACCCGTTTCGGCGTCATCGATCTCAACCGCGTCAACACCGCGCCCTTCAACAATCTGATCCCCGAGACGGCGGTGCTCGGCCTGCCGTTCCTCTTCCGCTCCGTGCAGCACATGTACAGCGTGGTGGACGGCCCCATCGGCGCCGAGATCGGCAAGGCGTTCGAGCCGCACGGCCTCATCGTGCTGGGCTTCTTCGATAGCGGCGCCCGCTCCATGTACAATTCCAAGCGGCCCATCAACACGCTGGCCGACATGAAGGGCATGAAGATCCGCGTCCAGCAGTCGGATCTCTTCATCGCCCTCATCAATGCGCTTGGCGCCAATGCGACCCCCATGCCCTTCGGCGAGCTTTACTCCGCGCTCCAGACCGGGCTCGTGGACGGCGCGGAAAACAACTTCCCCTCCTACGAATCCGTGAAGCACTACGAGGTGGCGAAGTATTTCTCGCTTACCGAGCATTCCATGGCGCCGGAAGTTTTCTGCATGTCCAAGCGCTCATGGGACAAGCTCTCGGCGGACGACCAGAAGCTCTTCCGCGAGGCAGGCAAGGCGGCAACGCTGAAGATGCGCGAACTCTGGGCCAAGCGCGACGCCGAGGCCAAGGAGAAGGTCATCAAGGGGGGCGCCCTCATCAATGAGGTGGACAAGCAGCCCTTCATCGATGCCATGAAGCCCGTCTACGACAAGTTCGTCACCTCCGAGAAGATGAAGGACCTGGTCGCGCGCATCAAGGCGACCGCCTGA